The DNA segment ACGCCCATGCCAAGGTCGGCGGCCTCGCTGAACCACTTGTCCGGCGAGCGGTAGGGTTTCTGCGGAAAGCGCGAGAGGCACTCGAATCCCACCGGGCGCGCCTGACCAAGCCGCCACAGCGGCTGATAGTGGATCTGGATGTTACCGGAATCGAGGATGTCCTGAACGGCATCGACCCGCTCGCGCAGCTTGGCCGCCTCTTGCTGCTCCTCCGAGATTTCAAGGGCCGCCACATCGGCAAACACCTTGAGAACCTGAAGGTCGCGGTCGTGCAGGCTGTCGTCGGGCTTGGTGCCCAGGCAGCAGAACATGCCGTAGATCGACCCGTCCGGCAGGATGATCGGCACGCTGACATGCTTGCCGATGGGCAGGGCCCGCGTGATGGGAATCGCCAGCGCCACCGGCTCGCGCGACGTGTTCGGGATCAGGTTCGGTAGACGGCCTTCAAGAATGTGCCGGCAGTAGATGTCGTCGAGCCGCATGGTGTCGCCCGGCTTCAGCATGTGCTCGTAGCCGGGCGCGTTCACGCGGCGAAAGATCGCCGTGTCGCCGGAGAACTCGGACACATAGGCGATGTCCATATCAAGATGCCGGCGAATCGCGTCCAGCGAACGGGTAATCGAATCCCTGCCCGCGACGCCGCCTCGCTCCGCTGCCACAACCTTCGACAAAGCAACTTGCATGGTATCGATCCACCGG comes from the Ancylobacter pratisalsi genome and includes:
- a CDS encoding sensor domain-containing phosphodiesterase, producing the protein MQVALSKVVAAERGGVAGRDSITRSLDAIRRHLDMDIAYVSEFSGDTAIFRRVNAPGYEHMLKPGDTMRLDDIYCRHILEGRLPNLIPNTSREPVALAIPITRALPIGKHVSVPIILPDGSIYGMFCCLGTKPDDSLHDRDLQVLKVFADVAALEISEEQQEAAKLRERVDAVQDILDSGNIQIHYQPLWRLGQARPVGFECLSRFPQKPYRSPDKWFSEAADLGMGVNLEILAIRRSLSVLPELPSDMYLTINVSPEAVLSGRLDKLLADAPPRQVVIEITEHALIEDYQKIITSLSAFRARGFKLAVDDAGAGYSCLQHILQLQPDLIKLDMSLTRDIDSDPARKALASALVSFSRETGSRIIAEGVETEAELMTLRAIGVEKAQGYLLGRPMPFDQARGFFDITEAPFGLAGQVQGELPAAPANASSPN